A single genomic interval of Rhodothermus profundi harbors:
- a CDS encoding LptF/LptG family permease yields MTLIDRHIIRRVLLGYLFFTGALIVFFILLHYVEYIDDFMDRGASMREVFLVYYPSYIPEIVRLTSPLALFLACLYVTGRMAQGLEIVALQMSGISLYRLLRPYVVLALVVTGFMFWFNGWIVPVTNRTVVAFDEKYLSKTPRQFDLSHLHRQAWPGQILSVGYYDRQRRIAYRISLQQFEEGRRLVYRLDASRMVWDDSQRVWMVPEGIERHFTPDGREVRRPVRQQPLALPLYPRDLARTEREVDAMTLPDAAAYLATLRRSGAAHLGRPLVAYYSKFAYPFANLILVLIGVPLASVRRRGGQAVQIGIGLGVAFAYLALQKLIEPFGYAETLPPMLASWLPHLVFFLGALGLIARTRT; encoded by the coding sequence ATGACGCTGATTGATCGCCACATTATTCGCCGCGTGCTACTTGGCTACCTGTTTTTCACAGGAGCGCTGATTGTTTTTTTCATCCTGCTCCACTATGTGGAGTACATCGACGATTTTATGGATCGGGGCGCTTCAATGCGTGAAGTCTTTCTGGTGTACTACCCCAGCTATATTCCAGAAATTGTGCGCCTCACTTCACCGCTGGCGCTGTTTCTGGCCTGCCTGTACGTAACGGGTCGCATGGCGCAGGGCCTGGAGATCGTGGCCTTGCAAATGAGTGGCATCTCGCTCTATCGGCTGCTGCGCCCCTATGTTGTCCTGGCGCTTGTCGTCACTGGATTTATGTTCTGGTTTAACGGGTGGATCGTGCCTGTGACGAACCGTACCGTGGTGGCCTTTGATGAAAAATATCTGTCCAAAACGCCGCGTCAGTTTGACCTGAGTCATCTCCACCGGCAGGCCTGGCCCGGACAGATACTCTCCGTGGGCTACTATGACCGCCAGCGACGCATTGCCTATCGCATTTCCTTACAACAGTTCGAGGAGGGGCGCCGGTTGGTCTATCGCCTCGACGCCTCCCGTATGGTGTGGGACGACTCGCAGCGGGTGTGGATGGTGCCGGAAGGTATTGAGCGCCATTTTACGCCAGACGGACGCGAAGTGCGCCGTCCGGTGCGCCAACAGCCCCTGGCGCTGCCGCTCTACCCCCGCGACCTGGCGCGCACCGAACGCGAAGTAGACGCCATGACCTTACCCGATGCGGCAGCCTATCTGGCTACACTGCGCCGCTCCGGCGCAGCCCATCTGGGACGGCCGCTGGTTGCCTACTACAGTAAATTTGCCTATCCCTTCGCCAACTTGATTCTGGTGCTAATCGGGGTCCCTCTAGCCTCCGTGCGCCGACGCGGCGGCCAGGCCGTCCAGATTGGCATCGGGCTGGGCGTGGCCTTTGCTTACTTAGCCCTTCAAAAATTGATCGAGCCGTTCGGCTACGCGGAAACTCTGCCGCCAATGCTGGCCTCCTGGCTCCCCCACCTGGTGTTTTTCCTGGGAGCTCTGGGGCTCATTGCCCGGACCCGCACCTGA
- a CDS encoding PH domain-containing protein yields the protein MLSPLGVGGWLLSRGKVEAGLILLLVGSLDLFLMRVLIWPLRYEANPEALIVHAGLIHFRIPYARIQRITRHHPWRHFSLRAIGFSLSLRHALRIEYGWAHRPNWLIIAPEDPEAFLEVVARYAPMLQRTGPCELTRKKENGHEAASILRAR from the coding sequence ATGCTCTCGCCCCTGGGGGTGGGAGGGTGGTTGCTCAGTCGGGGAAAAGTCGAGGCCGGACTGATCCTGTTGCTGGTGGGGAGCCTGGATCTTTTTTTGATGCGGGTGCTGATCTGGCCCCTGCGTTATGAAGCAAATCCCGAGGCCCTGATTGTGCATGCTGGATTGATTCACTTTCGCATCCCCTATGCGCGCATTCAGCGTATCACCCGCCATCATCCCTGGCGGCATTTTTCGCTTCGGGCGATCGGATTTAGCCTTTCCCTGCGTCATGCCCTGCGCATTGAGTATGGCTGGGCCCATCGCCCCAACTGGCTGATTATCGCACCGGAAGATCCCGAAGCCTTTCTGGAGGTTGTGGCGCGTTATGCGCCAATGCTCCAGCGGACAGGACCCTGTGAGCTAACGCGGAAAAAAGAAAACGGGCACGAAGCAGCCTCCATACTTCGTGCCCGTTGA
- the rsgA gene encoding ribosome small subunit-dependent GTPase A has product MGKQDTGPRLEGTVIRATGSWFDVQADGRVIPSRVRGKFRLSGKDTTSPVVVGDRVTVRLNPDGTGLIVDVHPRRNELSRRAAGRRHSLRHVIAANIDFVWIVQAVHLPEPNPGFIDRVLVAAERYEIPAGLIINKVDLITEDDQPAIDALEHLYADLGYRVLRTSAVTGEGLDVLREALRDKTSVVTGPSGVGKSSLLNAIEPGLNIRTAPVSEKTGKGRHTTTYVALYPLSIGGFVVDTPGLREFGVTDLEPAELSHYFVEFRPYLAACRFPDCTHEHEPDCAVKAAVEAGEIAEERYFSYLNILQSLKLGEKDVGR; this is encoded by the coding sequence ATGGGTAAACAAGACACCGGCCCGCGATTAGAAGGAACAGTTATTCGAGCAACCGGCAGTTGGTTCGACGTGCAGGCCGACGGCCGCGTTATTCCCTCACGCGTCCGCGGCAAATTCCGGCTGTCCGGGAAGGATACGACCAGTCCGGTCGTTGTAGGGGATCGGGTTACCGTACGGCTTAACCCAGACGGCACCGGACTGATTGTTGACGTGCACCCCCGCCGCAACGAGCTTTCCCGACGCGCAGCCGGCCGTCGCCATAGCCTGCGTCACGTCATTGCCGCCAATATTGACTTCGTATGGATCGTGCAGGCCGTGCACCTACCTGAGCCTAACCCTGGCTTTATCGACCGCGTCCTGGTAGCCGCCGAGCGCTATGAGATTCCTGCCGGCTTAATCATCAACAAGGTCGATTTGATAACGGAAGACGATCAGCCCGCAATTGACGCGTTAGAACATCTGTACGCCGATCTGGGCTACCGGGTGCTACGTACGAGCGCAGTGACAGGCGAAGGGCTGGACGTACTCCGCGAGGCGCTGCGCGACAAAACCAGTGTGGTGACCGGCCCTTCCGGCGTAGGCAAATCATCGCTGCTCAACGCGATCGAACCAGGCCTCAACATCCGCACAGCTCCGGTCAGCGAAAAAACCGGGAAAGGACGCCACACCACTACCTACGTAGCCCTCTATCCCCTTTCAATTGGCGGATTTGTCGTCGACACCCCGGGCTTGCGAGAGTTTGGCGTAACCGATCTGGAACCCGCCGAACTTTCGCACTATTTCGTGGAATTTCGCCCCTACCTTGCTGCCTGTCGCTTTCCTGACTGCACGCACGAACACGAACCCGACTGTGCCGTCAAAGCGGCTGTCGAAGCCGGAGAAATCGCTGAAGAACGTTACTTCAGCTATCTTAATATTCTGCAAAGTTTGAAGTTAGGGGAAAAAGATGTCGGTCGATAG
- the lon gene encoding endopeptidase La: MRHGDLLYLLDDDPEQSIPLPTPDEQQAMSAEEVPETLPILALRNTVLYPGVVLPITIGRDASLKLVRDAFAGDRLIGVVAQRSSEIENPTPDDLYQVGTVASILKLIKMPDGSKSIVIQGRRRFEIAEFTQTDPYFVARVQPLDDSIEGVDEVELQARVRSIKELAVQIVNLSPNLPSEAAYAIQSIESPPFLIYFIASNLPIDVAAKQELLEARSILEQADLLMQHLSRELQVLQLSQEIRSRVKSDVDRQQREYLLRQQLKAIQEELGEADETAEIEELRKRAEEKPLPEHARKAVLKEIERLSRMNPASPDYAVTRNYIDWILELPWLEYSEDHLDLQEAQRILDEDHYGLEQVKKRILEYLAVLKLKGDMKAPILCFVGPPGVGKTSLGKSIARALGRKFVRVSLGGVRDEAEIRGHRRTYVGALPGRIIQGMKKAGTANPVFMLDEIDKLGADFRGDPASALLEVLDPEQNYAFSDHYLELEYDLSRVLFIATANYLDLIPAPLRDRMEIIEISGYTQDEKLQIARRYLVPRQVEQHGLQPEQFSITDEALREIIDGYTRESGVRQLERTIASVVRGVAKKIAMDEIESAHVDVSDLKEYLGARKYFSEVAERTEEPGVATGLAWTPTGGDILFIEASAARGNGRLILTGQLGDVMKESAQLAYSYVKAHAQELGIPLDAFRYWDVHVHVPAGAVPKDGPSAGVALLTALASLFTQRRVRHTVAMTGEITLRGLVLPVGGIKEKVLAAKRAGIQTVLLPEKNQKDIEEIKPESLEGLEITYVRRVHEVLAQALEPEPVRDPQEVYHVPEAERTPAPANGAASSTVIAE, from the coding sequence ATGCGGCACGGAGATCTGCTTTACCTGCTGGACGACGATCCGGAACAGAGCATCCCACTGCCCACGCCGGACGAGCAGCAGGCAATGAGCGCCGAGGAAGTGCCGGAAACCCTGCCTATCCTGGCGCTCCGTAACACGGTGCTCTATCCGGGCGTGGTGTTGCCCATTACGATTGGCCGCGACGCTTCCCTGAAGCTTGTGCGTGATGCGTTTGCGGGCGATCGGCTGATCGGTGTCGTAGCCCAGCGAAGCAGTGAAATCGAAAATCCGACGCCGGACGACCTGTATCAAGTCGGAACGGTCGCTTCGATCCTTAAGCTGATTAAAATGCCCGATGGATCGAAGTCGATCGTCATTCAGGGACGGCGCCGGTTCGAAATAGCTGAGTTTACCCAGACAGACCCCTACTTTGTGGCGCGGGTGCAGCCGCTGGACGATAGCATTGAAGGCGTCGACGAGGTTGAACTGCAAGCGCGCGTCCGGTCCATCAAAGAACTGGCCGTCCAGATCGTCAACCTGTCGCCCAACCTGCCCAGCGAGGCAGCTTATGCGATTCAGAGCATTGAATCGCCGCCATTTTTGATCTACTTCATTGCTTCCAACCTGCCAATTGACGTAGCGGCCAAGCAGGAGCTGCTGGAAGCCCGCTCCATTCTGGAACAGGCCGACCTGCTCATGCAGCATCTGTCGCGTGAATTGCAGGTGCTGCAGCTCTCGCAAGAGATTCGCTCGCGGGTTAAAAGCGATGTCGATCGGCAGCAGCGGGAGTATCTGTTGCGGCAGCAGCTTAAGGCCATTCAGGAAGAGCTGGGCGAAGCAGACGAAACCGCTGAGATTGAGGAACTGCGTAAACGGGCCGAAGAAAAGCCGCTGCCGGAGCATGCGCGCAAGGCGGTGCTGAAGGAAATTGAGCGGCTTTCTCGGATGAATCCGGCCTCGCCTGACTACGCCGTTACCCGCAACTACATTGACTGGATTCTGGAGCTGCCCTGGCTGGAGTACTCCGAAGACCATCTAGACCTGCAGGAAGCTCAGCGCATCCTTGACGAGGACCACTATGGGCTGGAGCAGGTCAAGAAGCGGATCCTCGAATATCTGGCCGTGCTCAAGCTCAAGGGCGACATGAAAGCGCCCATTCTGTGCTTTGTCGGTCCTCCTGGCGTCGGAAAGACGAGCCTGGGCAAAAGCATTGCACGAGCGCTGGGCCGGAAGTTCGTTCGGGTCAGCCTCGGGGGCGTGCGCGATGAAGCTGAAATTCGCGGGCATCGGCGGACGTACGTCGGGGCGCTGCCTGGCCGGATCATTCAGGGCATGAAGAAAGCAGGCACGGCCAACCCCGTCTTCATGCTCGACGAAATTGATAAGCTAGGCGCCGACTTTCGGGGCGATCCGGCCAGCGCCCTCCTGGAAGTGCTTGACCCGGAACAGAACTACGCCTTCAGCGACCACTACCTGGAGCTTGAGTATGATCTGTCGCGCGTGCTGTTTATCGCCACGGCCAACTATCTGGACCTGATCCCGGCTCCGCTGCGGGACCGCATGGAAATCATCGAAATCAGCGGGTACACGCAGGATGAAAAGCTCCAGATTGCCAGGCGCTATCTGGTGCCGCGACAGGTCGAGCAGCATGGACTCCAACCGGAACAGTTCAGCATCACCGACGAAGCGCTCCGGGAGATTATTGACGGCTACACGCGGGAGTCGGGTGTGCGTCAGCTCGAACGCACGATTGCTTCGGTGGTCCGCGGCGTCGCTAAGAAGATCGCCATGGACGAAATTGAGTCGGCCCATGTAGACGTAAGCGATCTGAAGGAGTACCTGGGGGCCCGGAAGTATTTCTCGGAAGTGGCTGAGCGCACCGAGGAACCTGGCGTAGCCACAGGCCTGGCCTGGACGCCGACTGGAGGCGATATTCTCTTCATCGAGGCTTCGGCTGCCCGAGGCAACGGCCGCTTGATCCTTACTGGCCAACTCGGCGACGTCATGAAGGAGTCGGCGCAGCTAGCCTATTCCTATGTAAAAGCGCATGCCCAGGAGCTGGGCATCCCGCTTGACGCGTTCCGTTACTGGGACGTGCACGTGCACGTGCCGGCAGGTGCTGTGCCGAAGGATGGTCCGTCGGCCGGCGTGGCGCTGCTGACTGCGTTGGCTTCGCTCTTTACGCAGCGACGCGTGCGGCACACCGTAGCCATGACCGGCGAGATTACGCTTCGAGGCCTCGTGCTGCCCGTTGGTGGCATCAAAGAAAAAGTGCTGGCCGCCAAACGTGCCGGCATCCAGACTGTCCTGCTCCCGGAAAAAAATCAGAAAGACATTGAAGAAATTAAACCTGAATCGCTCGAAGGACTGGAAATCACTTACGTTCGGCGAGTCCACGAGGTACTAGCCCAGGCGCTGGAACCCGAACCGGTGCGCGATCCTCAGGAAGTTTACCACGTGCCGGAGGCCGAACGCACGCCTGCTCCCGCTAACGGCGCCGCCTCCAGTACCGTCATTGCCGAGTAG
- a CDS encoding hybrid sensor histidine kinase/response regulator, protein MRPLFRLLVRAVLGAFIALPAIGQRHYFHVYTGEHGLSQLVVQALLQDREGYVWIGTQSGLNRFDGFGFESFGIRDGLIGDFIWALAEGPDGALWIGTRNGLTRRDPTGYFANFGASKGLPSPDVRALIVTLDGTVWIGTPRGLAYLKDNQIHPVEELGQQPIFDFLVDRKRQLYVATQRGLYRWAPPRWTSVSPFAGQPVYRLLEDLEGRLWVSTADALVVLADGRPVAHYTEQNGVLGLPARDLAVDSLGVVWVATLEGLGRIDAAGVRWLTEANGLPTSIVNALLVDREGMLWLGTLKGMAQFRGRAFTNYTVQDGLADNIVRPIVRDQQGYLWVGTRRGLNRFDGRRWVVYTEKDGLPSEYVRSLFLDSQGRLWIGTLYGLALYERGRFQRVPGFPYEASVMSIVEDHQGRIWVAAQNLGVFRQTGKQFVEVTVPGQTFTDARLLVDRRGHIWISGDAGLSRWDGHRWRTFTTSDGLAGNNPYFLAEDLLGRIWFGYHAALGITVYDPEQHRFRTYTTADGLHNDAVYSIGVDHHNNIWIGTARGVDRFDGKRFVNYSPLEGYASYESNSGSFFADVDGTLWFGTMDGLSHYNPREDLWNSRPPRIRIHRLQLGSRHVSPDSVIQVSHKRNTLTARVALLSFFGTQQIQLRYRLRTVDPDWNLTIQRNRSWLRRPLNNEAAWRPLESPTIHLPNLSAGFYVLEIQARKPTSDWSQPVTARFEITPPFWQTAWFAALLTTLLGLLVGGIHRYRVYRIEKQKERLEALVQQRTAELQVQKRQLETALEDLRQTKEELERANEELVRASRLKSEFLANMSHEIRTPMNGVLGMTELLLEMDLTQEQRECVEIIHRSGETLLTILNDILDFSKIEAGRLELENIDFNLQETIEDVITLFAPRAAAKQLELICFIEEQALEVQGDPHRLRQVLSNLIGNAIKFTERGEVVVEAELEKLDERRAYWCISVRDTGIGIPPDRLPHLFQPFTQLDGSTTRRYGGTGLGLAISKQLVEMMGGTIGVESEVGKGSTFTVRIPFRLSTPPRLNGDERRALLKGVHVLIVDDNEANREILRRQTSGWDMVPTLARDGAEALELMRAAARQGHPFELAILDMMMPEMDGIMLARAIKQDAVLAPTPLILLSSYLFTREDHRAMDETLFAAVLSKPTRQSYLFNTLVSVLQQTRPTGIHPPETQAPLETQAATPSPSLSRRPTSRGHLLLAEDNPVNQKVALYHLERLGYTCDVVSDGKQAVEAALRGDYDAILMDVHMPVMDGFEATTQIRSREAKLGRRTPIIAMTANALRGERERCLKAGMDDYIAKPFKKEELKAVLERWIQTASADHSP, encoded by the coding sequence ATGCGACCGCTTTTTCGTTTGCTGGTCCGGGCGGTACTGGGTGCATTTATTGCTCTGCCGGCCATCGGCCAGCGCCATTATTTTCATGTCTACACGGGCGAGCATGGGCTTTCGCAGCTGGTGGTTCAGGCACTCCTGCAGGATCGCGAAGGGTACGTATGGATTGGCACGCAATCTGGCCTTAATCGCTTCGACGGGTTTGGTTTTGAGTCGTTTGGCATCCGAGATGGCCTCATTGGCGACTTCATCTGGGCACTGGCCGAAGGACCGGATGGGGCGCTCTGGATCGGCACGCGCAATGGCCTCACCCGCCGCGACCCTACCGGTTATTTTGCTAATTTTGGCGCCTCTAAAGGCCTTCCTTCTCCAGACGTGCGGGCTCTGATCGTTACCCTCGACGGCACCGTCTGGATTGGCACGCCCCGGGGACTTGCTTATTTAAAGGATAACCAGATTCACCCCGTAGAAGAACTGGGCCAGCAGCCTATTTTTGACTTTCTGGTGGACCGCAAAAGACAGCTTTACGTCGCCACGCAACGCGGTCTGTATCGCTGGGCTCCTCCTCGGTGGACGTCCGTCTCGCCTTTTGCCGGGCAACCCGTTTATCGCCTGCTGGAGGATCTAGAGGGACGGCTCTGGGTGTCAACCGCCGACGCGCTGGTTGTGCTGGCCGACGGCCGCCCGGTTGCTCACTACACGGAGCAAAACGGTGTGCTCGGTTTGCCGGCTCGTGACCTGGCGGTGGATTCGCTGGGCGTGGTCTGGGTAGCAACACTGGAAGGACTGGGCCGCATCGACGCCGCCGGCGTCCGCTGGCTCACCGAAGCCAATGGGCTGCCTACCTCTATTGTCAATGCCCTGCTGGTCGACCGCGAGGGCATGCTCTGGCTGGGCACCCTGAAAGGCATGGCGCAATTCCGCGGACGGGCGTTCACAAACTACACGGTACAAGACGGACTGGCCGACAACATTGTACGCCCCATCGTTCGGGATCAGCAAGGATACCTCTGGGTGGGGACGCGGCGGGGCCTGAATCGCTTCGATGGACGCCGGTGGGTGGTCTACACCGAAAAAGACGGCCTTCCCAGCGAATATGTACGGTCCCTTTTCTTAGATAGCCAGGGACGACTCTGGATTGGCACGCTCTACGGCCTGGCCCTCTACGAGCGAGGCCGTTTTCAACGCGTTCCCGGCTTTCCCTATGAAGCCAGCGTCATGTCCATCGTGGAAGACCACCAGGGGCGCATCTGGGTGGCCGCTCAAAATTTAGGCGTCTTCCGCCAAACCGGGAAGCAGTTCGTGGAAGTAACCGTACCCGGGCAAACGTTTACCGATGCGCGGTTGCTGGTCGATCGACGGGGCCACATATGGATTTCTGGAGATGCCGGACTGTCGCGCTGGGACGGTCATCGCTGGCGCACTTTTACCACCAGCGATGGCCTTGCCGGCAACAACCCGTATTTCCTGGCTGAAGATCTTCTGGGACGAATCTGGTTCGGGTACCACGCTGCGCTCGGTATTACGGTCTATGATCCCGAGCAGCATCGCTTCCGCACCTACACCACAGCCGACGGGCTGCACAACGATGCGGTCTATTCGATCGGCGTCGATCATCACAACAACATATGGATTGGAACGGCGCGCGGCGTCGATCGCTTCGACGGTAAGCGCTTCGTGAACTACAGCCCGCTGGAAGGCTATGCCAGCTACGAATCGAACTCGGGCAGCTTCTTTGCCGATGTAGATGGAACGCTCTGGTTCGGCACCATGGACGGGCTGAGCCATTACAACCCACGCGAAGACTTATGGAACAGCCGCCCCCCTCGCATTCGCATTCATAGGCTGCAACTGGGCAGCAGGCACGTCAGCCCGGATTCGGTGATTCAGGTCTCCCATAAACGCAACACATTGACCGCCCGCGTTGCACTGCTTTCTTTTTTTGGCACGCAGCAGATTCAGTTGCGCTATCGGCTGCGCACGGTCGATCCCGACTGGAACCTGACCATTCAACGCAATCGCTCCTGGCTACGTCGCCCTCTCAACAACGAAGCAGCGTGGCGGCCGCTGGAATCTCCCACCATTCATTTACCCAACCTGTCGGCAGGTTTTTATGTCTTAGAAATTCAGGCTCGTAAACCCACCTCAGATTGGTCCCAACCAGTAACAGCTCGCTTTGAGATCACGCCACCTTTCTGGCAGACAGCCTGGTTTGCTGCCCTGCTAACCACTTTGCTGGGGTTACTGGTAGGAGGCATTCATCGCTACCGGGTCTATCGTATTGAAAAGCAAAAGGAACGCCTTGAAGCGCTTGTGCAGCAGCGCACCGCAGAACTGCAGGTGCAAAAACGCCAACTGGAAACTGCCTTAGAAGACCTGCGCCAGACCAAAGAAGAACTGGAACGCGCCAACGAAGAGCTGGTCCGAGCCAGTCGCCTCAAAAGCGAGTTTCTGGCCAACATGAGTCATGAAATTCGCACGCCTATGAATGGCGTGCTGGGCATGACCGAACTCCTGCTTGAAATGGACCTGACCCAGGAACAACGCGAATGCGTGGAGATCATTCATCGAAGCGGCGAGACCTTGCTCACTATTTTAAATGATATTCTGGACTTTTCAAAAATTGAGGCCGGACGGCTCGAACTGGAAAACATCGACTTTAACCTGCAAGAAACCATTGAAGACGTCATTACCCTATTTGCCCCCCGAGCAGCAGCCAAACAGCTCGAACTGATTTGCTTTATCGAAGAGCAGGCGCTAGAGGTGCAGGGAGACCCCCATCGGTTGCGCCAGGTGCTCTCGAACCTGATTGGCAATGCGATCAAGTTCACCGAGCGCGGCGAAGTGGTCGTAGAGGCCGAGCTGGAGAAGCTGGACGAGCGGCGCGCCTACTGGTGCATCTCCGTGCGCGATACCGGCATTGGCATTCCACCTGATCGTCTTCCTCATCTCTTTCAGCCATTTACCCAGCTAGATGGCTCGACAACCCGGCGCTATGGCGGCACCGGCCTGGGCCTGGCCATTTCCAAGCAACTTGTTGAAATGATGGGAGGCACTATCGGAGTCGAAAGTGAAGTGGGAAAAGGCTCTACGTTCACCGTACGTATTCCCTTCCGCTTATCAACGCCGCCCCGGCTTAATGGCGATGAACGCCGCGCGCTGCTTAAAGGCGTCCATGTGCTGATCGTGGACGACAATGAGGCGAATCGGGAAATCCTCCGGCGTCAGACGTCAGGCTGGGACATGGTCCCTACGCTGGCCCGCGACGGTGCCGAAGCGCTGGAGTTAATGCGAGCTGCTGCCCGTCAGGGGCACCCCTTTGAGCTGGCCATTCTGGATATGATGATGCCCGAAATGGACGGGATTATGCTGGCTCGCGCTATTAAGCAAGACGCTGTCCTCGCTCCTACTCCCCTGATCCTCCTCAGCTCCTATCTTTTCACCCGAGAAGACCACCGGGCCATGGACGAAACACTCTTTGCGGCTGTCCTGTCCAAGCCCACCCGTCAGTCTTATCTATTTAACACACTGGTTAGCGTCCTTCAGCAAACACGTCCCACCGGCATCCATCCCCCAGAAACGCAAGCCCCTCTAGAAACCCAAGCAGCTACGCCTTCCCCCTCCCTGTCTCGGCGGCCAACCAGTCGAGGTCATCTCCTGTTGGCCGAGGACAATCCTGTCAATCAGAAAGTAGCGCTCTATCACCTGGAGCGGTTGGGATATACCTGCGATGTGGTGAGCGACGGCAAGCAGGCTGTTGAGGCCGCCCTTCGAGGCGACTACGACGCCATTTTAATGGACGTGCATATGCCTGTCATGGACGGCTTTGAGGCCACCACGCAGATCCGAAGCCGCGAAGCAAAGCTGGGCCGCCGCACCCCGATCATCGCCATGACGGCCAATGCGCTACGCGGCGAGCGCGAACGTTGCCTGAAGGCCGGCATGGATGACTACATTGCCAAACCCTTTAAGAAAGAGGAGCTTAAGGCTGTGCTTGAACGCTGGATTCAGACAGCCAGTGCCGACCATTCACCGTGA
- a CDS encoding hybrid sensor histidine kinase/response regulator — protein sequence MSSRAPEFTSEPTLFIATLSPQGTCYEANPPWEELFGRLAAPWQRLSSEDQERFRDLLDQAARGRRILHEVLMLQLPGRDEPVPALFNLIPVRLPAHGDAPVALVVTVELLVEPSSLTYSQNQRHRLETLGRMALGIAHDFNNLLMTFLGHLELLRRALASASAREEIKHHLQALERAALDGAALMRKLQEYVRQEKPTPLESIDLPTLLEECLMLTRPYWYNEPRRQGIDIRLETHLEPVPPIRGIASELRQVFTNLILNAVQAMPQGGTLRVETDFGEQQGVMVRVSDTGIGMPESVRRRIFEPLFTTKPEGSGMGLAIVAGIVREHEGRIEVKSAPGEGTTFTLYFPPAETTQRTPAAAQEEAAVRPVRVLLVDDEAGVRNVLSRLLALHGHTVVQAASATEALRQLQHTSFDIVFTDQGMPEISGLELARRIREQHPELPIVLITGDTEVQAERGLVNAILQKPFRLETLAQLIRQLCAQRTS from the coding sequence ATGAGCAGCCGCGCCCCCGAGTTTACCTCGGAACCTACCTTATTTATCGCTACTCTGTCTCCTCAAGGCACCTGCTACGAGGCCAACCCTCCCTGGGAAGAACTGTTTGGACGGCTGGCCGCTCCCTGGCAGCGCCTGTCCTCAGAAGATCAGGAGCGCTTTCGCGACCTACTGGACCAGGCGGCCCGGGGCCGACGCATCCTTCACGAAGTGCTCATGCTGCAGCTTCCTGGCCGCGATGAACCCGTTCCTGCCCTGTTCAACCTCATTCCGGTCCGCCTACCTGCCCATGGGGACGCTCCGGTCGCCCTGGTCGTTACGGTTGAGCTACTCGTAGAGCCCTCTAGCCTGACCTACAGTCAAAATCAACGACATCGTCTGGAAACGCTGGGACGCATGGCCCTGGGCATCGCGCATGATTTCAACAATCTCCTGATGACTTTTCTGGGACATCTGGAGCTGCTGCGGCGGGCGCTGGCTTCGGCCTCTGCTCGAGAAGAGATTAAACATCATCTGCAGGCGTTAGAGCGAGCTGCGCTGGACGGCGCAGCCCTGATGCGCAAGTTGCAGGAGTATGTGCGGCAGGAAAAACCTACCCCGTTGGAATCCATAGACCTGCCTACCCTTCTGGAGGAGTGCCTGATGCTCACCCGTCCCTACTGGTACAATGAGCCACGTCGCCAGGGTATTGACATCCGATTAGAAACCCATCTGGAGCCGGTTCCGCCTATTCGGGGCATTGCCTCCGAGCTACGCCAGGTGTTCACCAACCTGATTCTCAATGCCGTTCAGGCAATGCCGCAGGGCGGAACGCTTCGGGTCGAAACGGACTTCGGCGAACAGCAGGGGGTTATGGTTCGCGTGTCGGACACGGGTATTGGAATGCCCGAGTCTGTCCGCCGTCGCATCTTCGAGCCGCTCTTCACCACCAAACCCGAAGGCTCAGGCATGGGACTGGCCATCGTGGCCGGTATTGTGCGGGAGCATGAAGGTCGCATCGAGGTGAAAAGTGCGCCGGGCGAGGGCACGACCTTTACCCTTTACTTTCCCCCGGCCGAAACGACCCAGCGCACCCCTGCAGCAGCACAGGAGGAAGCAGCAGTGCGCCCCGTACGCGTGCTCCTGGTAGATGATGAAGCCGGCGTGCGTAACGTACTTTCACGCCTGCTCGCTTTGCATGGCCACACCGTCGTCCAGGCTGCTTCAGCTACCGAGGCCCTAAGGCAACTACAACACACCTCTTTCGACATTGTCTTTACCGATCAGGGCATGCCCGAAATCAGCGGCCTGGAACTGGCCCGTCGCATTCGGGAGCAGCACCCCGAACTTCCCATTGTGCTGATCACAGGAGACACCGAAGTGCAAGCCGAACGGGGTTTGGTGAACGCCATTCTGCAGAAACCCTTCCGGCTTGAAACGCTGGCCCAGCTCATTCGCCAGCTCTGCGCTCAACGTACGTCATAA
- a CDS encoding DUF3467 domain-containing protein, whose translation MAGNVNFPGDTPQRIDIELPEEVAEGRYANLVMIAHSAEEFILDFIRIMPGLPKARVQSRIIITPSHAKRLLRALADNISRYEATYGEIEVPEAGPPIHFGGPSGEA comes from the coding sequence ATGGCAGGAAACGTGAATTTCCCGGGGGATACGCCTCAACGCATCGACATTGAGTTACCTGAAGAGGTCGCAGAAGGACGGTATGCGAATCTGGTGATGATTGCGCATTCGGCTGAAGAGTTTATTCTGGACTTTATCCGCATTATGCCCGGGCTTCCCAAGGCTCGGGTGCAGAGCCGCATCATCATCACGCCCTCTCATGCCAAGCGTCTGTTGCGGGCGCTGGCTGACAATATCAGTCGGTATGAAGCTACCTATGGTGAGATTGAGGTGCCGGAGGCCGGTCCGCCGATACATTTTGGAGGGCCCAGCGGAGAGGCCTGA